The region taaggcaagctgagggccaagtacaagctacccaccccccccccactccgtcCCCCATTTGCGGATCACTTAATAACCGCAAGAAAGAGGCAGTCATCCATTGCCCAATccccagaaacctatagactccgtTTCCTAATATCACCTCATCAAGACGGAAAGGGGTTTAAGCGCAGCCATGGGGATGCGGGAAACTAAGGCAGATGAGAAACTAAACTGCCTTACTGCCTCCagccactgacaagtccttgtaacccgcagagtgacctccctctaggagctcagctgcctggatgatgacactttgcCGGGGCCAAAGGGAATCTTGGCTCAACATTGTCCtgaccccccaggatcctgtgagtctatTTCACACAAAAATTCCTTTGCAAACCTCCTTTGTCTTTAACCCCCAAGTATATCCTGGCCATCCtcctccaagcttatggcccccgaTATACATCTGAGGGGTCTCGTGACTGGGGTCTTACTAGACGGTGACAAATGATGTTTTGCTAACAGCAGCCCCTCAAGggcctggaaaccttgcttccaaaattccttagagatttacaccatccctgaccccctcccaacctgagggcaTATGATGAGTTACCCGGCACGACCCCATACGGCGTTTTCTGCCCACAAGTcgtgtccccgtgctttaataaaatcaccttttgtgCACCAAAGACCCGCCCCAAGGCTCCCTCTGGCTcccgagccccccaccccctgttccACCGTGCTGTGGCTTTCTCAGTGCTCAGCCTCACCCATACTCTTCAGTGCCCTCAGATTGTTCTTCTGGTGTGCGACTCGAAAAATTCCCTGACCCCTGGTGAAGGGTCACTTCAATGGTGAGGGGGCCTCAAAGCGATAGATCCAgttggaaggaggtgggggactTGAGGCCGTTTGCATCACGGTAACACTTTTAAGTAAAGCTGAGAAAACACCCATTGCCCATATCGGGCAGAATATGGGAAGAATGGGGTGGAGTTTACGGGATAGAGTTCCGTTTCCCCTGGAACTCACCACGGTCTCTGGAAGAGAGGTGTTGTTAGTAACAGTCACGCATGCTTGCAAAGAGCTGCTCAGTTAAGAGCATTTTCACATACGTCGTCCTGGCATTTCCCAAATTTGGGCATTCCTCACCTGGCCTGATTGTCGCCATGTCTGTGAGGCATCTGTACAGTTTCATgacttaagtttttttcttttgtttgttttctttttaagactttatttttaagtaatctctacacccaacagggggctcgaactcacgaccccgagatcaagagtcgcacgcttcaccgactgagccagccaggtggccccacATAACTTCTCTCTTTAActttaaatcacttaaaaattgttaCACTTGTCCTAAACAGTAGTATCTGTGAAATCTGTGAAAAGTTCAGCGCACtggttatatttttttctaaaacgcAACAATCAAAGGTCGCTCATCCTTCGGCCtcatcccttccctctctcctgggcGATCTCGTCTACACCTGCGGCCTCACCCGTCCCCTCCACACCAGTAATTCCAGAATCTGGACTGCTGGCTTAGACCTTGCACCTGAGGATGCTTTTGGCAAAGGGACCTTTGCCACACATCTCCCAGAGGGACCTCAGAGCCAGCTCCTCACCTTCTTCTAGATCTACTGGGGAAACTTCAGGTGCCCAcacctgttccccaccccccatcagttATTGGCAAAGTCCCACCGTAGCTCTCAAATGTCCTCTGCATTCTCCCCTCTTCGTCCCCACGGCCACTTGGGCCGCCTTTCGCCTCGAGCCTGGTCTAACGAAGTCTTCAGGGATCGCTCTGCCACAGACCCCTGCCCAGCCTCCATACCATGGCCAGAGTGAGTTTTCCAAAATGCCAATCGGCTTAAACCTTCCAGCGGATTTCTAGTGCCTCCAGATAAAGTCTaaacccctctctgcctctcgcaCCACGTTCAAACAGCACTCCGTGCTGGTTGGTAAATGGCATAGGGGGTAAAAGTGGGAGCACCGGAATCCGTACTAGCCATGGAACCCTAAGGAAGCGGCTTGACTCTCTTCTTCTCTATAGCAACTCACAGAAGGTGCAACTCACAGAAGGTGGCCACCAGTTCTGCCCATCACTCTGCGATGGGACTTTGCACGGACTTTGAATCCGGATTTGGccgtgtgacttgctttggccagtgggaCAGCGAGTATAGTGCAAGCGGAGGCCGGAACAGTCCGTGTGCCTTATAGCTTCCCCTCTGGCTGTGCCTGGAACCCTGAGACCAGCATATGTGTAAGTTCAAGGTCACCTGCTAGAGGAGAACCAAGTCGCCTGATGGACGGCTTACCCACAGAATCGTGAATAAAATCACACggtttttgtttcagtttggttAGCCCACCCAGTATCTAGGAAATGATAACTGGgtgtagttttgtttgtttacatttttgtttatttatttatttaagaagatAGAGgaaactctatttaaaaaaatatttttaattaattttttaaaaatttttttacatttatttatttttgagagacaaagagacagagcacaagtggggaaggggcagagagagaaggagacacagaatccgaagcgggctccgggctccgagctgtcagcacagagcccgacgcggagctcgaacccacgaaccacgagatcatgacctgagccaaagtcagatgcccaaccaactgagccacccaggcaccccattaacttatttattttgagacagacagagagagtgagcgggggagggacagagagagagggagaaagagagaatctcaagcaggctctgcacagtcagcccagagcctcatgtgggactccaacttacattccgtgagatcatgacctgagccgaaaccaagagttggacacttaaccgactgagccacccaggcgccccagtgtagttttttttttttttaataatggccttattgaagtataattcacaCACCACAGAAGGCGCATGCGTTAGGCGTGCACATCaatgaattttagaaatatagAGAGCCGTGGAACCATCACCACCATCGGGGTTCAGAACATAACATCCCCGTCACTCTAAAAAATTGTCCTGAGCCTGTCTGCAgttcctttcctccccactcacccccccagcccccggcaacCAGCCACATGCTTCCTGTCTCTGTAAATAAATGCGTCTCTTCTAGACGTTTCCTGTAAGTGGGATCATACAATCTGTGCTCTTGTGCATCTGGCTTTCTTCCACCTCGTGTAACGTTTCTGAGGTTTGTGCGCGTTGTAGCATCGATCGGTAGCTACCttgtttttattgccaaatattaTTCGATTGCACGAACCAACCAGCCACATTTCGTTCATCCATTTACCATTCGATGAACGTTTGccttgtttccagtttggggctattaccgATAACGCTGGTGTGGACACTAGCTTACGAGTCTCTGTTTTGGTAGAAGAGCACGTCTTCGGTTTCTCGTGGGCAGAACCCTGGGAGCACAACTCCCGATGTCCCGATGCGGCAGGTGCACGTTTAACTTATGAAACTGCCAAACCGTTTTCCAAAGCCACCGTACCTTTTTACGTCCCCAGCGGCGACGTTGGAGGGTTCCACGTTCTCCGTGTCCTAGCGGGCTAGAAGCTCCGCGAGTTGGGCTTGCTAAGCTGCGAGATGGGCTCAGCCATCCATTCCTTATATCAGAGTATCAGCAGTATTCTGAGTACCTCCTGCTGTGTAGGAGCCTCTGGCCCTGCAAGATATCGCTGGCAACACcctgagacggagagagagagcaccctgGTGACACCGCTTCTGCACCCTGGGCCCGGTTCCCAGGGGGCCTCTCCCTTACAGGAGGCCATGAGTTCCCTGATGACCGTCTGAGTCTGCTGCACCTGCAGGGTGGCCCAGCGCGCCCCTCCAGTTCCCTGGGACCCAACCCAGGCCCAGTGGCCGTGCTGTCCACCTTCCACAAGGCAACCGCAGCCAGCCTTGGAACCTCGGGGGGCCCAGCAGCGTGTGACACACGAGTGGGAGccagaggagggcctgggggTGCCCGGAGGGGCCTGActgaggtggggggcggggcgtggAGAAAGCGCTAGCTCCTAATGCTCCGAATCCTCCGAGAGCCCAGGACAGGCAGATACAGATGGCGCTGTAGGGAGAgggcaagaaagaaggaaggagaaacaccATCCATCTCTGGGCTTTGGGATGACACGAGGCTTTGTTTTGTGGCCGCACTTGCGCAAGGCGCTTCCCAACTTCCACGTTTTCTGCAAAGATGATGAATTCGTTTCCTCATGTACGGAAATTTaggttaagaaaaacaaaaaacagaaagactCTGAATAAATCATTTAAGACAACGCCCCTCCCCCCCGGGAAGCTCGGCGCGCGCAGCTGGgatccaggcgccccctgctcACATCCCTGGGGGGGTAGTCCCCGCTCGCAGCTCTCCCCCTGCCACCGCCCCCGGTTGCCATGGGAACGCGCCGCGGACGCGGGGGGCGGGTCTCGGGCGCGGGGAGGAGCCGGGGAGGCGCGCAGCCCagcggccccgccccctccgcggACACAGCGCGCGGCCGAGTCCGCAGCGACCCCCGCGCTCAGCGCCGACGGCGGCCGCGCTCCTCCGGCGCGAGCCCCGGGACCCCGCGCAGACCCGCCCGGACCCCGACGCCGACTCTGGGGGCCTGTTCGACGAGCCGCCCCCGGAAGAGCCCCCCGCGGCCCGCGCGCCCCGGTCGGCGTCGGCCGCGGGCAGATGGGCTGGTCGGCGCGCCGGGAGGGAGGGCGCGGGGGGCCCGCGCGGGGCAGCCCCCCAGGGCCGAGacgcgcgccccccccccccggacgaGGGCTGCTGCCTGGACCATTGCCCGCACCTGTCGGTCTTCGTCTACACGGCCATCGCCTTCTCCATCACCTCCTGCTTCTTCAGCTAGGTGCACCTGCCGCCGTCCCGAGGGCCCGGGCGCGGGCGGGGAGACCACGGGCGCGGCCTTTCGTGTCCGGGACGCGCGCCGCACCCCCTCCTCTGGCTTCTCACGCTTGTTACTTTGTCCCCTGCTCGCCGCCGCCTCTGTGTGACCGCGCGTCCGCGGGCGCGTCCAGAGCCGCTGCCCTGATGAAAGAAGGGTGTTTGCAGCtgagatggggggggaggggacagtcacacacccaccccaccccccggcgTTTAGAGTGTCGGGGTGCGGCCCGGGACCCTACCCTTCAGCGGGTGGGAGCGCGCGCGGGGAGCCCAGCCCAACCTTCGGTTCCTTAAAGGACCAGCCGGGCCCTtcggggagggagggtgggcgCCCTGACCCCGCCGGGCCGAGCCCTGTGGTGCTGCATCGCCCGCCCCCCAGGAGCGCCAGCCGGGCCCCGGAGCTGGGGCTGGACCGGAGCGCAGGACACGGTGAGTGTGGCGGCTGTCGGGTGGCCCGCCGCGTGCTGACCCGGACTGTGCGTCTCTCCTGCCTGAGGCTTTGCTGCGGCCGCCGGCGGGGGCCGAGACCGCCAGCAGGAGAGGCTGTCCTGGCAGGAGGCCACGCTGTCGCCCTGTCGTGGACGGCGTGGGCCCCGGGGCCTGCGCGGGATGAGCCTCCGGGGCCCTGGCCGGGGTGCGCGGGAGGGCTCTGTGGGGTTGGGGAGTGCGCGGCCGCTTCATCCCGACCCCGAGCTCCTCCGGGTCCCAAAGCGAAGGGCGTGGGGTGTCTGTCATTGGCAAGAATTCGTGCGCGAAAACGACCGGGCTCCTAGCTGGTTTCCATCCCAGACCCAAAAGGCCCAACCCCCAAACCCACCTGGGCGGGTTATTCACGCATCTGCCGTGTCCTTTTATTCATGGACGTTCAATGGCATCACCCCTGCGCGGCCTCATCACGTGGATGTGTCTGAGGCTCCTCTCACCTCCCCTGAAATAAATCCCTGTTTCAGCCTCCTGTGTATTCAGTGGTCCATTCATCTGCCACCGTGCCAGGCTGCCCCAACACCCCTCCCAGCGCCCCGACCTCCCCTCCCAGACACCTGTCATCCCACGGCCAACCCGCCAAGACGGGGCGTCTCCCTCCACTAAGTAGCCACacaggcctctctctctccctagcaGCTTCCCACGACATGTCCAGTTCTGTCCCCTAACGGGCCTGTGACAGTCCCCTTGTGGCTTTACTCCCTGCTTGCCTCCGTTACCAGATACTTCTGCCCCAGTACCGTCCCCTCCCCGGCACTGAGCTCTAGACTTTGCCCCCCTCCGATTCACCCAGGTTGTGTCTCCACGAGCCCTGTGCACTCTGACATCAGCACCTTGTCACTTCCCATTTCCGTGTGCCCATGACCCCAGATCGCCGCGGGcctgctgaagtcagacgctcaaccgactgagccccccaggcgcccctcggcccATATTTTCTAACCGATATTAAAATTCCAGTACTCTCACACGGTCACGTGAACTGTCGGCGATCGCTTTGTGTCTGACCCGGACACGTTGCCTCTTACACGGTTTAAATGCCCCACGATATTTGAATTACCGCTCCCCTGTTTTGAGCTCCCAATTGTCCCTCAGTTTCTGGGCTTCCAATATGAGGTTTCCTTGCCCAAAATATCCAGCCTCTCCCCTCAAGTACTAATGGACAGCCTTTAGGGTTCAACTGTAAAAACAAATGGACTCATTTTGGGGGGTCCTTTTCACGTGTTGCTCAAGGATCAAATCCTAGAGAGAGTCTCCGTGACCGGCTAGGGTCGCGTGCCCACCTTTGTCCGGAAGGCGGAAGAGATGACTTAGTACGCAGTCCCAGGAAAATAGCACGCTATAGGAAAGAAATCGTCTCCCGAAGGAAAATCCAAGTCGCCACAACCATGGCGGCTGGGCAGGCAAAACTAACAAGACGTCCAGTAAACGGACTCTCAGCAGATCACACACGATGGCGGGAGAGATGACTATTTAGGGCAGCTTGGTCCTGTTCTGTGTTGGGCTGTCAGGGGTGGGGAGATACACGGAGACAGCGGACAGTGGCTTCTGAATGTCGTGGGACACGAGGACGTTCGCGTTGGGGGAGACAATCGGAACTTAGCCACGTGGGATAGCGGCATCTCGAATTGGGAGAACACACGGATTAAGTTTTTACGCATCTCATTGTTTCCTGGGAGTCTAGCACGGGAGGCAGTGATTAGCAAAACAGGGACAAGTCTCACTGTCGTGGAGCTCGCCAAGTTCGTTGTAACCGAACTTACCGTGTGACAGGTTTCACGTCTTCTGTAGCTGGAATTCTCGCAGCCCCGTGAggcctttcttttcatttctccattttgcaaaaggaggaaagagacatAGGTGAAGGGATTTGCCCCAGGTCACGAGACCGGTGGCGGAACTAGATGAACCCAGGCGTTGTTTCTGGAGTGTAATTTTTACCAGCATAATTGAGATGTAACTCACCTACCACAGAACCCATTCATTTAAAGGGTacaactgggggtgcctgggtgactcagttggttaagcgtccgactcttgatctccgcagctcaggtcttgatctcagggtcctgagttggagccccacgttgggttccacactgggcatgaagaccacttaaaaaaaaaagaaaagttatacaATGTACAgttcaatggcttttagtatattcgcGTATTTGTGCAGCCATCATCCTAATCAATAGTAGGATATTTCATGACCCCTGCACccctcacccatctccctccagccccccctccagccctaggcaaccacgaAAGGACTTCCTGTCTCCAGGGATTCGACTGTCCTGCACATTTCGTACAAACGGAATCGGACAGCGCGCGGCCCTTGGTGACCAGCGCCTGTCACTCGGCGTGTTTTCGAAGCCCACCCCCGATGCGGCAGGAATCCGTGCTTCCCTTCTATCGCTGAGCAAGAGCCCATTGTACGGACACCCcgcattttgtttgtccattagGTGGGTTCATTCGGGTggttttccactttttggctactatgaataaagctgctgtgaacattcaggCGCaactttctgtgtatgtgtggaCACGTGTTTTCATCTTGCTCAGGTTGGGAATGCTGAGTCGTAGGGTAACTTCCTGTTTAACTGTGCGAGAAACTTCTagactgtttcccaaagtggctgtaccattttatattctcgcCTGAACTGTAGGAGGGTTCCAATCTCTCCACTTCCTTGCCAaaccaaagcttttttttttttaaggttttatttatttttgagagagagagagagagagagagagagagagagagagatggcacaaataggggaggggcagagagagaggaagaatcccaagcaggttccacactgccgtgcagagcccaactcggggctcgaactcatgaaccgtgagatcatgacatgagctgaaatcaagaatcagacacttaaccgaccgagccccccaagCGTCTgataaacttttccttttttaagacgTAACCTTAGTGTGTATGAAGTGgaatctcatcatggttttggtttgcatttccctgatggcaatGATGTCGACaatcttttcctgtgtttaccAGTCTACCTTCTTTGAAGAAGTATCTTTTCAGATCCTCTGCGTCTTTATAAAATTGGgcctgttggggcacctgggtggctcagtcggttaagcgtttgacttcagctcaggtcacgatctcgcggtccgtgagatgggctgatggctcagagcctggagcctgtttccgattctgtgtctccctctctctctgcccctcccccgttcatgctctgtctctctctgtctcaaaaataaaataaaacgttaaaataaataaataaataaataaataaataaaataaaattggacctgttgaaaaaatgcaaaaaaaaaaaaaaaaaaaaaagctgggggccctggctggctcagtaggtgaaccCTACAAgaccttgatctcggggtcgtatGTTTGCAAAATGTTTCTCCCGTGCTGTGGACTGCCTTTTAACTTTCGTGACAATGTCTTTGAAGTACAAAGGTTTTTTTGatctttgatttttatcttttatttttaagtaatctctacacccaacacggagctcgaactcacgaccccgagatcgaGTGCCCcatcaaaggttttttttttgatctttaaTCTTGATGATGTCATtgatctttttccctttgctccttgTGTTTTGGTGTCCTAAGAAACGACTGCCTAATTCAGGCTCAGGAAGAGCTaagcctatgttttcttccaagcaTTTTTATAGTTCTGGCAtttatatttagatctttgatccattttgggtTCTCTTTTGtacatggtgtgaggtaggggtccaacctCAAACACCAATGGCCATTGATGTATGTGACGCAGCCTGAATACAAACCCCAAAGGAGGGGGTTTGGAAAGCTCCCACATGCCGCCACACTGGCCCCAAA is a window of Prionailurus viverrinus isolate Anna chromosome E1, UM_Priviv_1.0, whole genome shotgun sequence DNA encoding:
- the LOC125151814 gene encoding LOW QUALITY PROTEIN: translation initiation factor IF-2 (The sequence of the model RefSeq protein was modified relative to this genomic sequence to represent the inferred CDS: substituted 1 base at 1 genomic stop codon), giving the protein MGLCTDFESGFGRVTCFGQWDSEYSASGGRNRGHEFPDDRLSLLHLQGGPARPSSSLGPNPGPVAVLSTFHKATAASLGTSGGPAAARPSPQRPPRSAPTAAALLRREPRDPAQTRPDPDADSGGLFDEPPPEEPPAARAPRSASAAGRWAGRRAGREGAGGPRGAAPQGRDARPPPPDEGCCLDHCPHLSVFVYTAIAFSITSCFFSXVHLPPSRGPGRGRGDHGRGLSCPGRAPHPLLWLLTLVTLSPARRRLCVTARPRARPEPLP